Proteins encoded in a region of the Anopheles aquasalis chromosome 2, idAnoAquaMG_Q_19, whole genome shotgun sequence genome:
- the LOC126570922 gene encoding calmodulin-lysine N-methyltransferase → MRSTPATTTTSTRTDGQEEAERARVGGQDGDDDGSSRREDDINWKMSTQQQVTPAGWATERSAAVMVTEAPANDVDEEQQTGHHPSAVVVDEQNNPIKSLRRQRHCDITTTKNKIEMAPASTPPLHAADTERHRLRRTAAIVPDDEDDGGDGDEGVLTTTSEPQTDDCDVSRGTVVDDSNGGNREPQAPHRDTSNNNGHLLVVDRKPDKTVNARRRWKLLAKALRHDSSEDDQFSKFNLIEADRAGDEKDDNVYVYRLYDRYRLKIRLIGPERPWTATELIGFNNTGNICVWPSEEALAYYILSHLPLFDGTKVLELGGGMTCLAGLVLAKYGQPAFVHVTDGNELSVENVRKSLVLNKFNCTIKSSVLKWDGRTVRELTGGERYQFILSADCLFFDESRSQLIDTVWLLLAEEGVALITAPRRGNTLSLFLNECVARGFHYELLQCYNEAIWARHLELKLMDGYDENTHYPLLVKMYKYAHGSVLHRV, encoded by the coding sequence ATGCGCTCgacgccggcgacgacgacgacgtcgacgaggacGGATGGCCAGGAggaggcagagagagcgagggtaGGCGGCCaggatggtgacgacgatggtagcAGCCGGCGCGAAGATGacataaattggaaaatgtcaACCCAGCAACAGGTGACACCGGCCGGTTGGGCGACCGAGCGGTCAGCAGCGGTGATGGTCACCGAAGCGCCAGCAAACGATGTCGATGAGGAGCAgcaaaccggccaccacccgTCCGCTGTAGTGGTGGATGAGCAGAATAATCCAATTAAATCGTtgcgacggcaacggcacTGTGATATAACCACTACGAAGAATAAGATTGAGATGGCACCGGCTAGTACGCCGCCACTGCACGCCGCCGATACGGAGCGCCATCGTTTACGACGAACAGCGGCGATCGTACCcgatgacgaggatgacggtggtgatggcgatgaagggGTGCTGACAACCACTAGCGAACCACAGACGGACGATTGTGACGTCAGCAGGGGAACGGTAGTCGATGATAGCAATGGCGGCAACCGCGAACCACAAGCGCCACACCGTGATACGTCCAACAACAATGGtcacctgctggtggtggatcggaAGCCAGATAAAACAGTGAACGCCCGGCGACGGTGGAAGCTTCTTGCCAAAGCACTACGCCATGATTCCAGTGAAGACGATCAGTTCTCCAAGTTCAATCTGATCGAAGCAGACCGAGCAGGGGACGAAAAGGATGATAATGTGTACGTGTATCGGTTGTACGATCGGTACAGGCTTAAAATCCGGCTGATCGGACCGGAGAGACCGTGGACGGCAACGGAGCTGATTGGATTCAACAATACGGGCAACATCTGCGTATGGCCATCGGAGGAAGCGCTCGCGTACTACATCCTGTCGCATCTGCCCCTTTTCGATGGTACGAAGGTGCTCGAGCTCGGTGGCGGTATGACGTGCTTGGCCGGGCTCGTCCTGGCCAAGTACGGGCAACCGGCGTTCGTCCACGTGACCGACGGCAACGAGCTGTCGGTCGAGAACGTCCGCAAGTCGCTGGTGTTGAACAAGTTCAACTGTACGATCAAATCGTCCGTGCTGAAGTGGGATGGGCGGACGGTACGGGAGTTGACCGGTGGCGAGCGCTATCAGTTCATCCTTTCGGCCGACTGTCTGTTCTTCGACGAGTCCCGGTCGCAGTTGATCGATAcggtgtggttgctgctggccgaggAAGGTGTCGCACTGATAACGGCTCCACGTCGAGGTAACACCTTGAGTTTGTTCCTCAATGAGTGCGTCGCACGGGGATTCCACTacgagctgctgcagtgtTACAATGAAGCGATCTGGGCGCGACACCTGGAACTGAAGTTAATGGACGGCTACGATGAAAACACTCACTATCCGCTGCTGGTCAAGATGTACAAATACGCACACGGTTCCGTACTGCATCGGGTGTGA
- the LOC126570923 gene encoding zinc finger protein 629, translating to MDYNISRLCRVCLEEGVFTSIFSTDLVAMAPADMLVMCSNIKVSKNDGLPTTICNNCMYRLGVAFHLKQQCENSDMRLRQYIGLMTGVYSNVLDKETMTDDSWLLTDPKCDGQEHKTIKKKSGSRKRYKPKLPEERKKRGPKPMPKIPQTCYQCHKTFKCAAQLQMHLRTHSGEKPFACDYCTRRFAQKHNLAIHIRTHTGERPYQCEICSKQFSALGNFQAHKKIHTNERDHVCPSCNKGFITSGDLTRHMISHSGIKNYHCDICAKSFSRNRDMVAHKRKIHMNDRSNENYKCHECHKAFATLDTLNGHMRMEHGATAGPTVGSGSVAAPGSLMPPHPPQIQNPIALAVHGIGPNPLGVGLGMLPHPVHPTQGEGPAPPPPQPSYHHSQMHPVQRLHPY from the exons ATGGATTATAACATTAGCCGGTTATGCAGGGTGTGCCTGGAGGAGGGTGTTTTTACCTCCATCTTCAGCACGGATCTCGTGGCGATGGCGCCCGCCGATATGCTCGTTATGTGCTCCAACATCAAG GTGTCCAAGAACGACGGATTGCCGACCACTATCTGCAATAACTGCATGTACCGGCTGGGTGTGGCGTTCCATCTCAAGCAGCAGTGCGAAAACTCGGACATGCGGTTACGACAGTACATCGGACTGATGACCGGGGTTTACAGCAACGTGCTGGACAAGGAAACAATGACCGATGATTCCTGGCTACTTACCGATCCGAAATGTGACGGCCAGGAgcacaaaaccatcaaaaa GAAATCCGGAAGCAGAAAGCGATACAAACCGAAGCTACCGGAGGAGCGTAAGAAGCGGGGACCGAAACCGATGCCAAAGATTCCACAGACCTGTTATCAGTGTCACAAGACGTTCAAGTGTGCCGCTCAGCTGCAGATGCATCTACG AACCCATTCCGGGGAGAAACCTTTTGCCTGTGATTACTGCACACGACGGTTCGCCCAGAAGCACAACCTCGCCATCCACATCCGTACGCACACTGGTGAGCGGCCGTACCAGTGTGAAATCTGCAGTAAACAGTTCTCGGCACTAGGCAACTTCCAGGCGCACAAGAAGATCCACACCAACGAGCGGGACCACGTGTGCCCGTCGTGTAATAAGGGATTCATCACATCGGGCGATCTGACGCGCCACATGATTTCACACTCGGGCATCAAAAACTATCACTGCGATATCTGTGCCAAAAGCTTCAGCCGCAACCGGGACATGGTGGCACACAAGCGCAAAATCCACATGAACGATCGTTCGAACGAAAACTACAAGTGCCACGAGTGTCACAAGGCGTTTGCTACCCTCGACACCCTCAACGGACATATGCGCATGGAGCATGGTGCTACGGCTGGGCCAACCGTCGGTTCCGGGTCCGTTGCGGCTCCTGGTTCCTTGATGCCACCTCATCCACCGCAAATACAAAATCCGATTGCGTTAGCAGTGCATGGCATTGGACCGAATCCGTTGGGTGTGGGTTTGGGAATGCTACCACATCCGGTACATCCAACGCAGGGCGAAGgtccagcaccgccaccgcctcaACCAAGCTACCATCACAGTCAGATGCATCCGGTACAACGGTTGCATCCCTATTAG
- the LOC126580879 gene encoding CKLF-like MARVEL transmembrane domain-containing protein 4: protein MAEFTQTATVTQQQTVVQPYIRYDPEYIRTIPGIVKIVCIVLNLIGFICIEFSYFSFRPQGSFFNTVAMLGFWFSGIMLVFYLFHVCEKFHKIPWLKIELYFCAAWALLYMLASSIAAATSIEAFQAAAFFGYCAMIGYGFDAFLKFKSVRSGEIAQGSRTVHVQQQQQTVSTLTA from the exons ATGGCCGAGTTTACGCAAACCGCAACCGTCACCCAGCAGCAAACGGTCGTGCAGCCGTACATTCGCTACGATCCGGAGTACATCCGCACGATACCGGGCATCGTGAAGATCGTGTGCATCGTGCTGAATCTCATCGGGTTCATCTGCATCGAGTTCTCGTACTTTAGCTTCCGACCGCAGGGTAGCTTCTTCAACACCGTCGCCATGCTCGGGTTCTGGTTTAGCGGCATTATGCTCGTGTTTTATCTGTTTCACGTTTGTGAAAAGTTTCACAAAATCCCGTGGCTAAAAATAGAACTATACTTCTGTGCCGCCTGGGCCCTGCTCTACATGCTGGCCTCGTCCATTGCGGCCGCCACCAGCATTGAGGCGTTTCAGGCAGCTGCG TTCTTCGGGTACTGTGCCATGATTGGGTACGGGTTTGATGCCTTCCTCAAGTTCAAGAGTGTCCGTAGCGGTGAGATTGCCCAGGGCTCCCGAACCGTCcatgtgcagcaacagcaacagaccGTCTCAACGCTTACCGCTTAA
- the LOC126578142 gene encoding T-cell activation inhibitor, mitochondrial: MYIFFKKCTSRPGGPAAAGSFAVLHRMIGSSEVATALRPFYFAVHPDLFGRYPQQRQVNEDSLKLLSAHLESLLKQRRILPSTPQTLPFYIRASNELQDRGTFNLIKVPLERTVDTKLVLRRILESCNLPTEFVDKMPSMQSRTTRSTFDDFHQQQTGHQQSFYYKKRSEYNFGKEQPDDEDDSPFEKEFDIFQFKIKRTRENETLQKWLRKHLVTAAVRTKAVQELREEVEKLKEDVTKQLQLREIIYDCGWNVEHFRGCLKSLEKLAELHPGAMDGLKDRTLVFAAFTGVSLEGHVMLFTGDVQRNWLELIKTIDKHDSYLSKLPAYEYALSQVLRNIRIGRRKFMPKAQAMAYASHLRKITTALLDYLGRSKFPKSWPESLSQFELVVESEAGPLMVSPTGQLIVPATCPGSLLVDFFTNHLEEALEKQKSYDQQKYVERDLHARCLAQFRLLSLAKDDSVTPDRMIECLEKLLAKAGTASGELELADLNLNITTYYSVLADGTVCIPWDWKQ, translated from the exons ATGTACATTTTCTTCAAGAAATG TACAAGCCGACCAGGGGGTCCGGCGGCTGCtggttcgttcgctgttcTACACCGGATGATCGGTTCGTCCGAGGTGGCGACCGCCCTGCGACCATTCTACTTTGCCGTCCACCCGGATCTGTTCGGTCGCTACCCACAGCAGCGTCAGGTGAATGAGGATTCCCTGAAATTGCTCAGTGCACATCTGGAATCGTTGTTGAAACAGCGCCGGATTCTCCCTTCGACACCGCAAACCTTGCCATTCTACATCCGTGCCTCAAACGAGCTGCAGGATCGGGGAACGTTCAATCTCATCAAGGTGCCACTGGAGCGCACCGTCGACACGAAGCTGGTGCTCCGGCGGATACTGGAATCGTGCAATCTGCCCACGGAGTTTGTCGACAAAATGCCCTCGATGCAAAGCAGAACGACTCGAAGTACCTTTGATgatttccatcagcagcaaacggggCATCAACAATCATTTTACTACAAGAAACGATCTGAGTATAACTTCGGTAAAGAGCAGCCGGATGACGAAGACGATTCTCCGTTCGAGAAGGAGTTTGATATCTTTCAGTTTAAAATCAAACGGACGCgtgaaaatgaaacacttCA AAAGTGGCTTCGGAAGCATCTGGTAACGGCTGCAGTTCGCACGAAGGCCGTCCAGGAGCTGCGTGAGGAGGTTGAGAAGCTTAAGGAAGACGTTACAAAGCAGCTACAGCTCCGTGAGATTATCTACGACTGTGGCTGGAACGTGGAACACTTCCGTGGATGTCTCAAGAGCCTCGAGAAACTGGCCGAGCTGCATCCGGGCGCGATGGATGGGTTGAAGGACCGTACGCTTGTGTTTGCTGCCTTCACGGGCGTTAGTCTCGAAGGGCACGTTATGCTATTCACTGGAGATGTTCAGCGGAATTGGTTAGAG CTTATCAAAACGATTGACAAACACGATAGTTATCTGAGCAAACTACCGGCGTACGAGTATGCGTTGTCGCAGGTCCTGCGTAACATACGCATCGGCCGTAGGAAGTTTATGCCGAAGGCACAGGCCATGGCGTATGCTTCCCATTTACGCAAAATCACAACCGCGCTACTGGATTATCTGGGTCGCTCAAAGTTCCCAAAATCGTGGCCCGAAAGCCTCTCACAGTTTGAACTGGTGGTAGAATCGGAAGCTGGCCCGCTGATGGTTAGTCCCACGGGTCAGCTGATTGTGCCGGCCACCTGTCCCGGTTCGCTGCTGGTCGATTTCTTTACCAACCATCTGGAGGAGGCGCTCGAGAAGCAGAAATCGTACGATCAGCAGAAATACGTCGAGCGAGATCTGCACGCACGCTGTCTGGCCCAAtttcggttgctttcgttGGCGAAGGATGATTCCGTGACCCCCGATCGCATGATTGAGTGTCTTGAAAAGTTGCTGGCAAAAGCCGGTACGGCCAGTGgcgagctggagctggccgATCTGAACCTTAACATCACGACGTATTACTCCGTGTTGGCCGATGGTACGGTTTGCATACCGTGGGATTGGAAGCAATAG
- the LOC126578152 gene encoding ER membrane protein complex subunit 5: MAFFSKLQIVLGFLSLLHAAYSAAQHRAYLRITEQEFTQLPIDIVFQAIASLLLIIYNILQVVGEFKEIRAAVDLQAKSWETLSNIPSFYTFNHRGKALSPFYEPLNPEAYDRVYGSDALQE, from the exons ATGGCTTTCTTCAGTAAATTGCAAATTGTGCTGGGATTTCTGTCCCTGCTGCACGCAGCATATTCGGCGGCACAAC ACCGTGCCTACCTCCGAATCACGGAACAGGAGTTTACGCAGCTGCCGATCGAT ATCGTATTCCAAGCCATCGCCAGTCTGCTGCTCATCATCTACAACATCCTGCAGGTGGTGGGAGAGTTTAAGGAGATCCGTGCGGCGGTCGATTTGCAGGCCAAATCCTGGGAAACGCTGTCCAACATACCGTCATTCTACACATTCAACCATCGTGGCAAAGCGCTGTCACCCTTCTACGAGCCACTGAACCCGGAAGCTTACGATCGAGTGTACGGATCGGACGCGTTACAAGAATGA
- the LOC126571638 gene encoding ATP-dependent RNA helicase me31b: MMTETLNSNNHLSQKGENNKVGDMGWKAKLKIPPKDTRIKTSDVTDTRGNEFEEFCLKRPLLMGIFEKGWEKPSPIQEAAIPIALVGKDILARAKNGTGKTGAYSIPVLEQVDPTKDYIQALIIVPTRELALQTSQICIELAKHMNIRVMVTTGGTNLKDDIMRIYQKVQVIIATPGRILDLMDKEVANMSQCRMLVLDEADKLLSQDFKGMLDHVIMRLPKERQILLFSATFPLSVKNFMEKHLRDPYEINLMEELTLKGVTQYYAFVQERQKVHCLNTLFSKLQINQSIIFCNSTQRVELLAKKITELGYCCYYIHARMQQAHRNRVFHDFRSGLCRNLVCSDLFTRGIDVQAVNVVINFDFPKMAETYLHRIGRSGRFGHLGIAINLITYEDRFDLHRIEKELGTEIKPIPKVIDPALYVPRPDDPNSAQEEQNVSK, translated from the exons ATGATGACTGAGACGTTGAATTCGAATAATCATCTTAGCCAAAAAGG CGAGAACAATAAAGTTGGCGATATGGGATGGAAGGCCAAACTTAAAATACCGCCCAAAGATACTAGAATTAAGACTAGT GATGTTACGGATACGCGAGGAAACGAGTTTGAGGAGTTCTGCCTGAAACGACCCCTGCTGATGGGCATCTTCGAGAAGGGCTGGGAGAAACCGTCCCCTATTCAGGAGGCGGCCATTCCGATCGCGCTAGTCGGTAAGGATATATTGGCTCGGGCGAAGAACGGTACGGGCAAGACGGGTGCGTACAGCATTCCTGTACTGGAGCAAGTCGATCCGACCAAGGACTACATTCAGGCACTCATCATTGTGCCAACGCGAGAGCTGGCCTTGCAGACGTCACAGATTTGCATCGAGCTGGCAAAGCACATGAACATTCGCGTCATGGTGACTACCGGTGGTACGAACCTGAAGGATGACATCATGAGAATATATCAAAAAG TGCAAGTGATTATTGCCACGCCCGGTCGTATTCTCGATCTCATGGATAAAGAGGTTGCCAATATGTCCCAGTGTCGAATGCTAGTATTAGACGAGGCAGACAAGTTGCTCTCGCAGGACTTCAAGGGCATGCTGGATCATGTCATAATGAGATTGCCAAAGGAGCGACAGATACTGCTGTTCTCCGCGACATTCCCACTGAGCGTGAAGAACTTTATGGAGAAGCATCTGCGCGATCCGTACGAGATCAACCTGATGGAGGAGCTGACGCTGAAGGGTGTCACCCAGTACTACGCCTTCGTGCAGGAGCGCCAGAAGGTGCACTGCCTTAACACGCTCTTCTCGAAGCTGCAGATCAACCAATCGATCATCTTCTGCAATTCGACGCAGCGTGTCGAACTGCTGGCGAAAAAGATTACAGAGCTGgggtactgctgctactacatTCACGCCCGCATGCAGCAGGCTCACCGGAACCGCGTGTTCCATGACTTCCGATCGGGCCTGTGCCGGAATCTGGTCTGCTCCGATCTCTTCACTCGCGGTATCGACGTACAGGCTGTGAACGTTGTTATCAACTTTGATTTCCCCAAGATGGCGGAGACCTACCTGCACAGAATCGGTAGATCCGGTCGTTTCGGACACTTGG GTATCGCCATTAATCTAATCACCTACGAAGATCGTTTCGATCTTCACCGCATCGAGAAGGAACTGGGTACGGAGATTAAGCCCATTCCGAAGGTGATCGATCCGGCATTATACGTACCGCGCCCGGACGATCCTAACAGTGCGCAGGAGGAGCAAAACGTCAGTAAATAA